One Actinospica robiniae DSM 44927 genomic region harbors:
- a CDS encoding TetR family transcriptional regulator, with protein MASDLRNRPNLDSAAELFAEHGCSGARMLDVAERLGISKSALYYRLASKEELLEGLVGPISRALAEFAAAAEPGDMAPERIIRGYLDHLIPGIPGLHPLLTDPGARAAIGSTHGLPSTPQRIEAALAASIPGPEHDRELRTTFALGGIRSVVFGRLSTIYGWSEPAATPRTPDGAAGPVLTDEEREGLVELALAHLGVQTPPLRQGHGR; from the coding sequence ATGGCTTCGGACTTGAGGAATCGGCCGAACCTGGATTCAGCCGCCGAGCTGTTCGCCGAGCACGGCTGCTCGGGTGCCAGAATGCTCGACGTGGCCGAGCGGCTCGGCATCTCGAAGTCGGCGCTCTACTACCGCCTCGCGTCGAAGGAAGAGCTGCTGGAAGGGCTTGTCGGCCCAATCTCGCGGGCCCTCGCCGAATTCGCGGCCGCGGCGGAGCCGGGCGACATGGCACCGGAGCGGATCATCAGGGGCTACCTCGACCACCTGATCCCGGGAATCCCAGGCCTCCACCCGCTGCTCACCGACCCCGGAGCTCGAGCCGCGATCGGCAGTACTCACGGCCTGCCCTCGACCCCGCAAAGGATCGAGGCCGCGCTGGCCGCCAGCATTCCCGGCCCAGAGCACGACCGTGAACTACGCACGACCTTCGCCCTAGGCGGCATTCGCTCCGTGGTGTTCGGCCGCCTGTCGACGATCTACGGCTGGAGTGAGCCGGCGGCGACGCCACGGACCCCGGACGGCGCCGCCGGTCCGGTGCTGACAGACGAGGAGCGCGAAGGCCTTGTCGAGCTGGCTCTCGCACATCTGGGTGTACAGACGCCACCGCTGCGACAAGGACATGGCCGCTGA
- a CDS encoding pentapeptide repeat-containing protein, translating to MSLSVLALIAALVYLLLGPLAERFIQPATANLSTKDRLDELESARGLLLQVLGGLVVTAGLVATLGTLRYTARTYRVTEQGHVTDRFSKAVEQLGSDRRSVRTGGVYALGRIMKDSPEDHETVVHVLTAFIREQALHPSEEEKVKLMSLPPAQRTHPQVDIAAALSMLRTRDHYDLDEPIDLSGAYLHGANLRGADLRGANLGDVDMWGADLKDAVLDGARLYRANLRGATLSGATLISAHLTAASLPAATFTHANLTSADLSAIEDFSSASFTDATLMQADFSLSKLKGARFVRTNFTGAFLSQAVLWGTDLSKAVGLSAEGLVNAPRDGETVLPASVQAELDLRGESNASQTQPTQEKS from the coding sequence ATGAGTCTCTCGGTGCTGGCTCTCATCGCAGCACTTGTATATCTGCTGCTCGGTCCGCTCGCTGAGCGATTCATCCAGCCGGCCACCGCGAACCTGTCGACGAAGGATCGGCTAGACGAGCTCGAGAGCGCGCGAGGTCTCCTCCTCCAGGTGCTAGGCGGTCTCGTCGTGACCGCTGGACTGGTCGCCACCCTTGGGACGCTCCGGTACACAGCGAGAACGTATCGCGTGACGGAGCAGGGGCACGTCACTGACCGCTTTTCGAAGGCCGTGGAGCAACTCGGGTCAGACAGGCGTAGCGTTCGGACGGGTGGCGTGTACGCACTTGGACGGATCATGAAGGATTCGCCGGAAGACCATGAGACAGTCGTGCACGTTCTGACTGCATTCATTCGCGAACAGGCGCTTCATCCCTCCGAGGAGGAGAAGGTCAAGTTGATGTCGCTGCCGCCGGCGCAACGGACACACCCACAAGTTGATATAGCAGCGGCTCTCTCGATGTTACGCACTCGAGACCACTACGACCTGGACGAGCCGATCGACCTCTCCGGCGCGTACCTGCACGGCGCGAATCTCCGAGGAGCAGACCTCCGCGGCGCGAACCTCGGTGATGTTGACATGTGGGGAGCCGACCTAAAAGACGCGGTCCTCGACGGCGCCCGCCTGTATCGCGCAAACCTGCGCGGTGCAACACTTAGCGGAGCCACCCTTATATCCGCTCACCTCACAGCTGCTAGCCTACCTGCCGCAACGTTCACTCATGCCAATTTGACATCGGCAGATTTGAGTGCAATTGAGGATTTCTCTTCCGCAAGCTTCACTGACGCGACTCTTATGCAGGCCGATTTTTCCCTCTCGAAGCTGAAGGGTGCCAGATTCGTGAGGACGAACTTCACAGGTGCGTTTCTCTCTCAAGCCGTTCTCTGGGGCACTGACCTGAGCAAGGCAGTTGGGCTGAGCGCTGAGGGGTTGGTGAACGCTCCGCGAGACGGCGAGACTGTTCTGCCGGCGTCGGTCCAAGCGGAGTTGGACTTGCGAGGCGAGTCGAACGCTTCGCAGACTCAGCCTACGCAGGAGAAGAGCTAG
- a CDS encoding fibronectin type III-like domain-contianing protein, which yields MRGASLSPAWVRRLLSFARLELDPGEPRTVEFDVHTDLSGFTRRDLHRRVEPGHIVPTVAQSDGDLGRSADVDLEGEVHIIDHTRTMDTPVRL from the coding sequence ATCCGGGGTGCATCACTATCGCCTGCCTGGGTCCGCCGGCTCCTCAGCTTCGCGCGATTGGAGCTGGATCCGGGAGAACCCCGCACCGTCGAGTTCGACGTGCACACCGACTTGTCCGGCTTCACCAGGCGCGACCTGCACCGTCGCGTCGAACCCGGCCACATCGTGCCCACGGTCGCCCAATCGGACGGCGACCTGGGCCGCTCCGCCGACGTAGACCTCGAAGGCGAGGTGCACATCATCGACCACACCCGCACCATGGACACGCCCGTGCGGCTGTAG